From Xiphophorus couchianus chromosome 4, X_couchianus-1.0, whole genome shotgun sequence, a single genomic window includes:
- the LOC114142448 gene encoding calcium and integrin-binding family member 2-like, with protein MGNKQTTFTEEQLEAYQDCTHFTRKEILSLHGRYRELAPHLVPLDYTNNPDIKVPMALIVTMPELKENPFRDRIVETFSEDGQGNMSFNDFVDMFSALCETSPRELKTIYAFKIYDFNRDNFICKEDLQKTLNKLTKGELTPEEVRLVCDKAIEEADLDADNKLSFADFENMISKAPDFLSNFHVRI; from the exons ATGGGCAACAAGCAGACGACCTTCACCGAGGAGCAGCTTGAGGCGTATCAG GACTGCACCCATTTCACCCGGAAGGAGATCCTGAG CCTCCACGGACGGTACCGGGAGCTGGCTCCACACCTGGTGCCGCTGGACTACACCAACAACCCGGACATCAAAGTCCCGATGGCGCTCATCGTCACCATGCCGGAGCTCAAG gagaACCCGTTCAGGGACAGGATTGTGGAGACGTTCTCTGAGGACGGACAGGGCAACATGAGCTTCAATGACTTCGTGGACATGTTTTCAGCTCTCTGTGAGACGTCCCCCAGAGAGCTGAAGACCATCTATGCCTTCAAGATCTACG ACTTCAACAGGGACAATTTCATCTGTAAGGAGGATCTGCAGAAGACGCTGAACAAGCTGACCAAAGGAGAGCTGACCCCAGAGGAGGTCAGGCTGGTGTGCGACAAGGCCATCGAGGAGGCCGACCTCGACGCCGACAACAAGCTCTCCTTCGCCGACTTCGAGAACATGATCTCCAAAGCTCCAGACTTCCTGAG CAACTTCCACGTACGAATATGA